The nucleotide sequence AAATATCACCGATGGGAGCGGCCTCAGGGCCATCGATGGCGATGGCCCCGGCCGCCCCGAGCCCCGGGTTGGATTGCTTGTCAGTGTTGGTGAACATGTCAAGTTGCCTAACATTTGTAGAACAAGGAAGCAACTTGACTAAGCCAGATAAAGAGTGTTGCCCTGAACTTGCTGGATTAGTGGATAGTAACCCAATTTGCTTGtgtcagttgcttggtgatcctGATAAACTTGGTGTCCAGATTGATATTAGTAGGGCTCTTAAACTTCCTAATATTTGCAGTGTAGAAACTCCACCAGTTAGCACTTGCGCAGGTAACCCTTCTTTTTCTCTAATACGATACTTTGATTATTACCCTTTTTTTTTACAGAGGAAACGAATAAAATTTTCTTCGAGAGTTATGGATAGTAAAGGTAAATTTCAGATATAGTTTGTTGTTTAAAATTGTTGTCAAAAAACTGTATACAGAACAAAACTTGATCTAATCTTCCTCTTAAACAACTTGCGAGACGAAAATTACATTGTATAGCTgcttcaaaaaataataaatgataatatatattgtatattaatgtataatttgtatatttgACTAGTAGACGTAATTATTTTTGGTCGCCTGGCCAAATATGTAACTTacccttttccttttaaattttttgGGGACGACAGATCGGAGGCCTACCTAAGAGAATATTAGGAAATTAGATTATGGTCAGTATGCAACTTTATACTTGTAGGATATTGTAAGAAAACAATTTGTTTGACCCTGTTTATGACTTAACTTTTCTGTTTATGACTTAAATTTGTTGGAGATTTCAAGGGATTTGCATGTGAGGAAACTTTGTTTTCAAATTAGGAAAGAAAAGGACATAATGGCATTGATGAAgtaattatattttaattaatgcTAATATTCTTGAAACGAAAATTAAGTGAGGAGAAAGATTCaagaacaaataaataattaaacttGAATTCTTAAGAGACAGGGCAACTTTTTTAGAAGTGGAAAAAAATATCTTcttttcaaaagcattttttttgaaacacttttaaaaaaaatatacttgaaaataatttttaaaagtttgaccaagcATTAAATGCGGgtcaaatatatttttcacattatTAATTAAATACAAATTGGCAAAaataattttgagaaaaatactttttatatttttgaccAAATAAACTATTGGTGTAGTGCGAGCGGGGAGAATGTGGCCCAATTAATGGTCTTCATTATAGTCCGCTGGTTCACAACTTCCAACCAGATTGGCAGGCTCATCGAAAAACCAATAAATGCACCATTTCTTCCTATCTTATTTCTTTGCGTCCAAAAATTACATTGTAAAATTTTCTATAAGATTATAATGTGAGGTCTATCCGTAGGTAATAAGTTACATCAATCACGATTAAATAGTATTAACCATGTACTCATAATTAAGTGAAAACTGCATAcataatttctttatttattaagcTCTTATGTGATATCTCTTatagataatattattatataGCAGTGCTGTGTAAtattagttttatgtattgattGAGACATTCACCAAAACATTTATAACACCCATACAGTGAGACTTCAAATATAGAAACCGAAACAATATACTACGtaacttttgttttctttttacttATTAGGATGTGATAAACTGTTGTCTATCTGCAAACTGCATAATAAAAAAACTAATATTCTATAAACTTCCTTTTGTTTCCCCCCAAATTttgggttatatatatatatatatatatatatatatatatatatatatatatatatatatatatatatatatatcttaagatgtatatatagtatatcttcaACTTGGAGGTTGGATCTGACggattatttttaaatttttgtttttgcttttcaGCTTTAGGTATTCCAGTTGCAGCTCCAACAACAAGTGATGAATTAGCTCCTGCTCTTTCACCTGGTAaagttatttatctatttgtgcttaaataatttaatatttaccTTTTTCTCTAAAAGGTAATTCAACAACCACAGAAAGATAGCTTTAAAAGAAACATTTTAAAATACGTAAACGAAAATTTACAACATTTAAAGTTTACATAGTTCTTTTTTACCCAATATTAGAAAGTGATTTTGTATCATgcatatttttttattatgtcACCTAAAATATAATCACGGAAAATCGTCCGTACAAAGTGGGATTAATAACCTAAAAATCAAGATAGTTTTTTCTTACCACAAATTAAAATACACTGATAATGCAAAAATACCAACTTTCTAACCTTTTTTACAGCAAATTAAAATACACTGATAGTGTAAATATACCATTTTTCTAACCCTTTCTCTCTTTCCACAGGAGGATTGGCCTCAAGCCCTACAACTGAGAACAACGATAAAAATGCAGCTCAAACCATGTCATTCTCCAAGATGAACATCGTTCTTGGCTTTGGAATTATGTTTTTCACAACTATTTTCTGATTCGACTACAATTCTTTCTTGGAATTGACCCTTTGAATTCTTGGTAGATACTAAAATTTGGATCATTCTTAGAGGACACCAATAGACTCTTAGGGAGTTTCTATTTTGTAACTTCTCATTATCTTTTTCACGTTCAAATCATTCTTGATTTCTAGTGACATCGATGATATTTGCATATTGTTATTCTGTAATGTTTTACTACGACTTTTGTTTTacattaaattgttatttgttgagaaattgaGACTGCCACTTGTTTGCCTTTGGGTTCTATAAAGTTGCAATCTGTGGTAATATTCTTCAGTTTGGATAACGATGCACATAACATTGTAGCTCACGACTCAGCTAAAAGTTGCTTCTTTTCAGCAGATTTCGTTCATCAAATTCTTGATGCATTTTTTCAAGCCACAACTATCGAAGAACTGTGATGGTAGAGTAATTTTAATAGACTCTCTACCATAAATCTATGAAACAAgaatttgtttttcaatttttttatccTTAACAAGAACATATATAACCACACATATAGCTATGACTTTTTCTAAAATACAAGttattgttataaatagaattctatttatggtGAAtatctatatttagagagattctagggtttattacttggtggctaagtcactctctccctataaatagagggttctatttcAATGTAAATCATCtcatatcaataagaattttcttttattattttataacacgttatcagcacgagactctaaccaattgagtagaaactttgggattgagcataatgattgtcaattgttccatgaacttccttcatgattaaattctggatttaaggtaagcattttacttttctctttcaaattcttgacattctacaatttgattttaaatacaaacaaagacgataaattttgattgtaactttaatggagtttgaaagaaattataaccacccaaagtggtaaaatttctatgccttgccatgatcaaattcatgtatgattgtgggcaaagaattgaaaacccgtcccattgaatttgctccattctcattcccttaagagaatgtgatagcaatatgtgataagtctgaaagaagataaaattattatcgtgaaggtatcaatggatgtggacgtggcaatagacgaaattataatcgtcatcattgtgataatgggaataataaggattctcaaaataatctcactttgtgaaagtaatatttgtcattgatttgacatgagattttataaagcacatatagatgattatggtccattcatgatgtgaatgtgacaacatctaatttatgaatacatattcattcttcaAAGAATATGAACGTACTAGTGGTAgcgaatataccacactcacctctagatgAAGGTTTGAgatgataaaagaaaataatatcattattatggcatgaatggtcattggtcacgtacctattgtacgccaaaatattttggcaatgtgattattaaaggacAACAATAATGCAAAAAACATATCTttcatataattttgaccatgaccataatggtataactttctccttgAAAGAGATATATGACCATATGGATGTTAATAAATatatggtagtacaaaattaattgagagctctggaagagccaattaccactattttggagaaataaaattgattatcaataaaatattgtgttgtagtaagtctcaaagaaactaatttagtttctaaagtattcgcgaaagcggttggtcatactgagactataaataaaggaaaggttTAATATCTTCTACTACTACAATTTGTAGcgggtaatatgtatgtgaaaagttactcgctttattctccagtttgtactatACACACAAAAGAATGCcataataaagtagaagtttattgatataaaaactcatatcataataaacttggtgTTTATTAATAATTGCACACGTCATGATGTAAActtgaagtttatcaatattgataatttattcagttaGCATTTGGGTTagccatatcaatttaagtatggtgtgcaaaaataatagagaattcacatgggtaaatattaaagaactagaaagttctttacgaattctcttacattgcttgttcttattaattagtagaccaactaaaattgggattgaatcccatgaatgctggaaatatcaaaagtgaatatgggctcattcacctgccatgtataccacataagatgcatctatgagatggtcaCATGTGCAATTATTATTAACTCGCAACATGGTattttgcgaggtaacttgctcaatagtttaatttcgagcataaattccagattttctattcaagaagttcatcttgataagttggctTACATCACAACCAGTttaacaaaataatttattgagtgtctccacttaatagctaaaatattgcttatgagaacaaagttatatgtatcagtttgatataggttatatacgaaagtatattacattctcccctcacaaaTGGTTCaaggtcaggaaccaaataattccatcttattattattgatgtgcagtgtatattgattaacaccataacgcaCAAAGATGAATTCTCAAAGTTGAGaaaacaagttagtttttctaacatgagggggagacatgataaacagttgagaaaaagttacgtggaatgaattatcatgtgtatatctagatcctcgaataacataatatgaacttgaagttcataaaaggataatttatttgcaatatattgcaaagcatgccagacgcatttgctggtccaaagaaagtaactatattctcattgcaaatgctcctattaagtcctagaaggacaaagtctatggtacgcttaaagcgtaTATACTAATTGGTTTCAAataaaacttcttgataaagaagatgagaaaatgaTCAAagtggtcataataaggaggcaagtgatctagaagatcacatgacatagcACTTCATAACATCtcatgagagattcaggtacctgaatatatgaatgaagagatctctatgttatgtctttatgaaaaatgTTAGGAatcgatataaaatgttcgtcgacgACATCTATGATAGCGCTAAATATAGATGAAGATCTTAAGTCTGTCGCCTACAGACAaaaaaatattggccaaatggaagagacacaattcgaatagaattggtttcatatgaaagacatataattttgtctatgttgttcaaatacttgaaagtataaagtcaatggtatgtgcaatcagttttcaatatcttatatgtctagcatgacataaaaacttgatatgcatctaaagtttgttatatggcttatatgacttaacttatatgacaatccatgaAGGATTTAAGTTGCTTGAAACATCTACAATTCTTGATCTTGAGGTACCACTTCCTCAGTGTAATTTGTGCAcaaatgtatcttgctataactataagcatgataatatgatagcaaGAGTTTTCACCTCTACGTGAAGATATTGAACTGACGATTCTAACAAGATCATATGAAGACAATACATCTTAGCTTCTACCAAAGATCTTTTGAAGACGGtgtacaagattggaatgcaaatgcttaaagatgtgaattgatgctctcatcagggggagttaatgtgcgttgcactctttttcccttacaaggttttgtcccactggattttccttgcaaggtttttatgAGGCAATCAAAAGGCGTATtattaaatatgtgtactctttttcctttactagaaTTTTTCCCActggattttattttagttaaagttttaacgaggcacattatctgttgaatagacatttaaggaggagtgttataaatagaattccatttatggtgaatgtctatatttagagagattctagagtttattacttggtggctaagtcactctctccctataaatagagggttctattcctaTGTAAATCATCGCATATCAATAAGAATTCCCTCTCTCTACTTTGCTATGcaatactctttttcttttattattttataaaagttCTAAATTATGTTTTTAAACTCCATACAAAGTCAAAATGCATAACATTAAATAGTACAAAAAGAGCAATAAAATTGGTCAGACAACTAAAAACATTCATGTGCCTCACACACACATGGGTCTAATATGTCACATGCGAAACATTAAGAACCAAAATGTACACACAGACATTCGTCCAAAACCCCCAAAACCCCGATCGATCAAAGTATCAAAACCAAAGTCTCTCGAAAGGAAATCGGAAAATTCAAAATAGAGCAAAAAGATGAAAAATATACCGTTGCTTTTGATGGGTTGTGGTGGAGTTGGCCGTCAACTCCTCCAACACATTGTTTCTTGTCGATCCCTTCACGCCAAACAGGTAATGATCATTTTTTGtaactttagaaaaaaaaaagaatttttaatGCTTAGCAGTGTATTTTCTTGGGTATTTATGAGTAATACTTGCAGGGGGTGCATCTGCGAGTAGTGGGTGTGTGTGATAGCAAATCTTTGGTGGTTGCACCTGATGTTTTTACTGCAGAATTGGATGATTCATTTCTTCTAGAAGTTTGCCGGGTCAAATCCAATGGCTCTCCTTTGCCGACACTTGGAAATTTTGGTAACAGTTCACCATTTTTcttgtgtttttatttttattttaatgacGCCTCCACTATTCCACGTTGCACCTGCTATCTCCCACCAGCATATGTACCGGCTAACTCTGCCCACCATGGCTTAGGTAGATTGGAATAAATCacgtaatttttaattttttttgcttCCGTCGGGATATGAACGTGTGACCTCATGGTTCTATCCGTACTTCATTAACTACTAGGCCACATCCTTGAGAGTTGAATGTCATTTTCGTTGTGTTGTTAAAGATGTTAAAGTCATTTGGTGTGTTCATTTGCAGAAGGACTAAaaggtgatttttttttttggttgtaacATGTAGGTGCATGCCAAGTGTTTACCAGTCCAGAAGTTATACCGAAAGTAACTGATATTGGTGGTCTTCTTGGTAAATCAACAGGTTCGTGGCCTGTTAAAagctttttttttggattattggGGTTGGTTGGTTTGTTATGGAAAGCATAGACTTGCTTATATTATAGTGTAATCTTTAGTGGTGGAGGAATGATCTCCTTGAGAAAGATGATTAATAACAATTCCTAGCTGTTAAATCTGTTCCGTATAATCTCCTTAAGAAGTTTGATTAGTAACAATTCCTACTGTTAAATCTTCACCGTGACTTTTAAATGTTTTAATGAGTATGGTACAATTGTGGACTTCAGTTGCCATATGATTCTGGACCTTGCTTATTTACTTCCACTCTATAGTCTACTCTCCAGGCTCAAATGCATGAAGTACAGTGAATAAATTAGCTTTAATGGAGCTAATTGGCTGCCCattttttaacctttttttttGCGTCCGGAACGAGTTGCTAATTAATTATGCTGCAGAAGGAAGTTTTGTCTTTATAGGGAGCAAATGGGTTCGAAATACATTTTATTCTTGCTTATAACCTTTATTGCACTTGCTTAACTTCTTTGTACGTGAAGGCATAAGATAATACAGGTCTCAAGATGTTAGCTTTTGGAGAGTTCTTTCGCGAGCAGGCTCCTTTTGACTGAAATTCAAACCGTGGCAGGTTTAGCATTTGTTGATTGTTCAGCTAGTGCCGAGACTATTGGAGTGCTAAATCGCGTTGTAGATTTTGGTTGTTGTGTGGTGCTGGCTAACAAGAAGCCTCTTACTGTGTCAATGGTAACTTACCCTTTGTATTGTTGTTAATTTCTTTCAATTGGTAGCTTAAGTATTGGAATGGTCTTGTATTGCAGAGGTCGTGCAAGAAGGGATAAATCCAAATATTTGTTGTGGCATAGGAACATTGCTCTAGACATGGTTTGTCCATTGAATGTGTTACAAGCATTTGAAGGAGAAAATGTAGCAGATAATGTCCTCCATGGTTGTAAAATTATTAATTTGCAGCAACCAAGCACATGCAGAAATGCAATAAATGATCCAGTTTAATTGTGCTTAATCTTAAAAACTAACAAAGATGCTAcatgagaaaagaaagaaaattgagtCAAATTCCATCTCAGGAAGTATATAGTCTGTTGAAGATATGTTTAAATAAATAAGTGTGTTGTATCGAACAGTTTAAGCTTTGATGAGATGACTACCCAATTCAATATGGCAGCAAAGCATAAAAGGTTCTGGGTTTAGGCCTCAACTCTCGCCATCACCGTTCatcagaaaaatataaaaaaattcatGTGCTTGGCCCATGGAAAAAAATCAGGTCCGTATGTGAGGGAATGTGTCGAAACATAAGTAACAACTTCAACCTTTGGATGAAATGATCGCACGATTCAGTAGAATCAAAGTCAAAGTCAGTTTCTAAAGAAATTAGTTGATTATTGCTTCCTTTGATTCATTTCACTCTTTCTTATTATGTTTGCTATGGCCACTAAGATATGTAAGACTCTGTTAAAGTTGGGGTGGGGGAATGAGATATAAGCTGACACTGCATAACTTGGGTACCTGCAGAATTATGGGTCAATTTCAACTCTTGTCACCTTTTATCTTTTTAATCTGCAATGCAATTACACTTACTGAATACAAAAGGATTTCCTCTCAACATGGTGACTATTGTGTTGCGTGTATTGATCCTTTTCCTCCTATTTGCAGGACGATTACGATAAGTTGGTCTCACAGCCACGTCGCCTTAGACATGAGTCAACTGTAAGTTCTCTTGtaccttataaaaaaaaagtTCTCTTGTTTCTTTGGGTGTAAAATTCTTTTCTGCTCTTGGATACTGGAGAAAAAGATGATTTTAGAGTGTCATCTTATGGGGTTATTCTAGTGTATGGGTCTTTAGgtagaaaatattaatttttttttttgatccAGTAAGACCAGAAAGCTTGCTGAAACCTTGGTTGTCCTGGCTTTCTGATATCAGCATTTTACACCAAGCTTATTGCTATGGAGACCAGTTCCATTTTCTAACTTCGTCTCCTGTCATATAGAGTTTAAACACAAGTATATCCGGATCCCTTGAACAAACTAGGCCAAGGAAACTCTGGAAATATAGTTAATTAAGTATTCTTCCTTTGCCCCCATTCCCTTTCCAAATAAAACAGAGAAGCTGGATGAGTTCTTCACTGGATATGATGAAAAAATACTATTAAATTACATATCCAGAGTGGCTCATTATGATGAAAAGATACTATTAAATTACATATCCAGAGTGGCTCATCCAGATCAGAAGGCATTACCTTCTCTCCCAACTGAGAAGAGTATTTTCCTACTGGttgaagtttaaagttcagaTTCCCTGTCTCAATTTTCCTCCCTCCATTCGCTAAAAAAGGATGTAGTTAGGCATCTATCTGCGAATATAGATTTGAAGATAAAAGGAATAAGTGATAACATATTGATGATTGATATCATTTGGTTTATCTGATGTCTAGAGTACTTGTATAGTAAAAATCATCTTCACTTGTATTTGAGATCCTTAAATGTCTCATGCACTTTAAACCTTTCTCTTATTCTGTTTTAAAAGCTGTAACATGTAGAAATTACTTTGAGTTTTTTGTTTGGCTTCCTTCTCCTGAATCATTGATATGGAATTTGTGGCGCAATCTCTTTGTTCAATTGAACTGGTTTAGTTTCTGTTGTATACAAAGGATATAATTATCTTGGTTCAGTTTATACTTGCCCAAGCAAAGGGGTCTAAAATTGCTATATCATGTGGTAGGTTGGTGCAGGCCTTCCTGCCATTGCATCCTTAAATCGCATAATTTCATCAGGAGATCCCGTCTACTGTATTATTGGGAGTTTGAGTGGTAATACTTTATGACCATTTACCACATAGGTTAGAGATGCAATTAATTATTTGTAATGGTTACTTTGCTTGTTTAAATATCAGAATTTTTGATGGTATGATGCTGTATATCTTGGTATCTAACAGGTACCCTGGGATATGTAATGAGTGAGGTTGAGGATGGAAAGCCATTCAGCCAAGTCGTTAGTGCTGCTAAAAGCCTTGGCTACACTGAACCAGGTGATAAATTGCAATCACCCTAGGTTAATATTGTAAATCACCATAAAGTAGTGAAGATATGACTTACAAAAACAGAAAAATGGGATATGGTACAATCCATTTCGAACTAAGTTTAGAATCTTACTTTTTGTTTATATGCTGCTCCTTCTTTGAGTAATTCTACTTGTTTTCCTGTCAGGCAAGTGTTTCACTGGTACAAATAATAATTTTCTGGCCTTTTGTCTAGGAAGTTTGTCTTCAAAGCATTCCTTGTAATGTATTAGAAATCATACAAACATGAGAAGCGATTAAGAGAATGCATGAGAAAATGTCTTTCACCTGAATTCTTTATATGCTTACATTACAATCTATCTTCTTAAATTTGTCTAATGTGGTGCACATGCACATACAACTCTATATATTACATTTAGTTCTTGTTACTTACATTTAGCTATCTAATTCTCCCCTCTAGTCGGTGCATATACGAGCTTGCTGTACATGTAACCGGTAGGGAATTTGGTGAATATGTCTATAAGTTGATCATTTGACCTTACAAACTTTATAGCAATCTCTCGTGAAAGTATCTTTTTCTGGGACAACGACAATCGGTTTCTATATGGTTGGTTGTGAGAAGTTGCATTTGATGCGATACAAATACAACTTGATAATCACACACAAGTTCCCTTTTGATTAATTTCAATTGTTAAGAAAATGAACCTCGGGCTTAGCTCGACCCAAAAGCTAGTTCATGGGggtgaggattgcccaagacCACGTAAAGAGACAAACTCACTTCCTCAACCAATGTGAGACTCTAACACTCCATCACACATACATGGTTGGATATGTGGAGCTTGGATAACATAACATGGGGGCATAACATCTGGTTACTTAACCAATAAGGCATACTAACATAAGCAATTTTCAATTCTTATGGTGGTTGTTTGATTTGTAGAGTTCATAAGTTACCATAGTCAATGCTACCTTTCTCCCAAAAAAAGTTACCGCAGTCATGACCCAATATTCTCTCTTCTACAAGACCAGATTGCCTCTAAGTAGAATATAGTATTTAGAAGTACAACGTATATTAGAAGGTGATCATATTCAATCTGTGCATCTTTATATATAGCAATAGTAGATTGTCTTTGATCTTCACTGAGGGATCCTTTCCATAGAGCGGATTTTATATACCGAAGGATACAGATCGTTGCATCCTAGTGAATATGACATGGCGAATAAAAAGCCGATTGACAATAACTAGTGGAAATATGAAATCTATTATTACTTCATCAAAACATAATAACTAGTGGAAAGGCAATATCAGGTCTAGCCACTCTCAAATAGTGTAACTTGTTAACGAACCACTTATATTTCTCGAGATCACTAGGAGACACTAAGAGGCTCCTCCTAACTTGGTAGAAGCTTAACATTTAAATTCATAGAAGTATCAAGAGTTTTCCTTATTAAAAAATCGATAATTTTACAATCCATCATGTATGTCTTCTCGAGAATGTTGAGCACATACAATCCGTCATATCTGTCTCTCCAGCTCTATGTGTTGGCGTAAAAGATGAAACTGATTCTGATGAGTCAGAGGAAAAGAGATTGAAGGTTATAATTCTAGTAATATCAATGAATCACCTAATTGAGAAAGATGGCGTAGAGTCATAGATGAATATGATAGTCTTACGGATTAGAAGTAGAATGGTTTTATCTTTTCTTATTAAGTTTATGATTTTATAGACTTTCTCTTCATCATTACTAAATATGTACGTACTATTTATGTGTCTATTATGATCTCTAACATTGTGTGATATGCGTGTGAATATAGGTATAAATTTTCTTCATATTGCACTTCTTTTTTACTAAAGCCCACACTTTAAGTGTGCTTTGGACTTTAAGCCTCAACAAGGCTTATTGCCTTCTCTGcactttttgtttttgaaaacatTGTGTCATTAGTTAGGATTCTGGATTTGAATGTTTATATGTATGCACTGAGGAAATAATACTA is from Nicotiana tabacum cultivar K326 chromosome 18, ASM71507v2, whole genome shotgun sequence and encodes:
- the LOC107795544 gene encoding uncharacterized protein LOC107795544 → MKNIPLLLMGCGGVGRQLLQHIVSCRSLHAKQGVHLRVVGVCDSKSLVVAPDVFTAELDDSFLLEVCRVKSNGSPLPTLGNFGACQVFTSPEVIPKVTDIGGLLGKSTGLAFVDCSASAETIGVLNRVVDFGCCVVLANKKPLTVSMDDYDKLVSQPRRLRHESTVGAGLPAIASLNRIISSGDPVYCIIGSLSGTLGYVMSEVEDGKPFSQVVSAAKSLGYTEPDPRDDLGGMDVARKALILARLLGRHINLDDMKIESLYPEEMGPDVMPLEDFLANGLPLLDKNIEDRIKQASANGNVLRYVCLIDDTRCEVGIQEVPKDSALGRLRGSDNVLEIYSRCYEKQPLVIQGAGAGNDTTAAGVLADILDIQDLFPQPSVVHRGH
- the LOC107795545 gene encoding non-specific lipid transfer protein GPI-anchored 2-like, yielding MASTTKITGAIATTFLLFSILVSSGEAQISPMGAASGPSMAMAPAAPSPGLDCLSVLVNMSSCLTFVEQGSNLTKPDKECCPELAGLVDSNPICLCQLLGDPDKLGVQIDISRALKLPNICSVETPPVSTCAALGIPVAAPTTSDELAPALSPGGLASSPTTENNDKNAAQTMSFSKMNIVLGFGIMFFTTIF